In the genome of Pseudomonas sp. B33.4, the window AGAATTCGGCAGTTCAGCGCAAGGATTTTCAGGGCGAACTGGCCGTCGACGGTAAGCCTGTGGTCTCGGCGCCGGTGCCGGCGGATTGGTGGCGGCTGTATAAAGACCCACGCCTTGATCAACTGGTGCAGCAGGCCATGGCCTCCAACACCGACCTGCGCGTCGCCGCCGCCAATTTGCAGCGCGCCCGCGCTCAGGTCGATGAGGCGGAGGCTGCCGGCGGTTGGAGCGGCGGCGTGAAAATGGGTGCCCAGCGTTTGCAGGAATCCGGTCAGGCATTCCTGTTGCCGGAGAAAGTCCCAGTGGCCAACGTTGGCGATATCGGCATCAGCGCCTCGTATCAGTTCGACCTGTGGGGCACGTTGCAACGCGGTATCGAAGGCGCCAAGGCCAACGCCGATGCAACCCAAGCCGCAGCGGATACCGCGCGCATTACTTTGGTGGCAGACGTGGTGCGTGCTTATACGCAAGTCTGCGCAGCCAACGAAGAACGCGAAATCGCCCAGCATTCCCTCGACTTGCAATCGCAAGGCACCACGCTGATCCAGCGCCTGCGCGATGCCGGTCGTGGCGATGAAACCCAGGTCACCCGCTCGCAAACCCAATTCAAATCCCTGCGCGCCGACATGCCGCGTTATGAAGCGGCGCGTCAGGCCGGGTTGTTCCGTCTGTCGATGCTGCTGGCAAAACCGGTCGATCAGTTGCCGGCTGGCACCGCGACTTGCGCCGAATTGCCGAAGATCGCTCAACTGGTGCCGGTCGGTGACGGCGCGGCGTTGCTCAAGCGGCGCCCGGACATTCGTCAGGCTGAGCGGCGTCTGGCCGCCGCCACCGCCGGGATCGGCGTCGCCACCGGCGAGTTGTACCCGGACATCAGCATCGGCGCGACCATCGGCACCGTCGGCATCATCGACGACCTCGGTGATCCGTCGACCAACCGTTGGGGTTTCGGCCCGTCGCTGAGCTGGAAAGTGCCGACCAACGGCGCCCGTGCGCGCATCCGTGAAGCCGAAGCGACCACCCAAGGCGCGCTGGCGCATTTTGATGGCGTGGTACTCAACGCCATTCGCGAAACCCAGACCGGTCTGGCCCAGTACAGTGCCTTGCTGCAACGCCGCGATGCGCTGGCCGATGCCGAGCAGTCGGCGAAATTGGCCGCGGACCAGACGCACCGCTTCTTCCAGGCCGGCCGTGAGTCGTTCCTGGCGGATCTGCAAGCGACCCGCACCTACACCGATGTCACCGCGCAACTGGCCGCCGCCAACACCCAGGTCGCCATGAGCCAGATCGATTTGTTCCTCGCCTTGGGCGGCGGCTGGGAAAGCGGACGAACGCACGCTCCAAGCCCCAGCAAACCCTGAGGCCGTTGCTATGCTTTGAAGTGTTGAAGGGGCGCCCCGTGCAAAGCGCCCCTTCAGCGCACATTGCTAGCGCTGGTCTAGGGGAAACCAATAATGAAAAACCCTTACGCTCTCGGCTTCTGGTGCGCCCTCGCAGCGCTGGTGCTGCTGTCGGCCACCTATTTCTACGGCATCATGCTCGCTCACCAGATCGACAAGGCCATGGTTTTCCTCGACAGCGCCGTCGCGCTGATTGCGGTCATGGCAATCGTCGTCGTGGCGTGGGCGTCGATTCAGGTGCAGCGGGTCAAGAAACGCCAGCTTGAACAGGGCAAGACCCTGGTGCTGATCTGGGATACCAAAGTCGCCCTGCGCCGAGTCGAAACCGTGTTCGACCGGTATTTCTGGGGCAGTTACTGGCAACCGGGGCGAACCTTCGCCGAAGTCATGGGCGAACTCACCGGCACGCCGCTGGAAAAAAGCCTCGAAGCGCTGAAAAAACAGTGCCTGGAACTCGACAAGCAGATTGATGGCGAAGGCTGGCATTGGCTCAACAATGCCCGGGAATTGTCCGATGTCGCTACAGCCATGGCCCGCGAGCGTTATCAACTGGATTTCTGCGATCCGCGCGCCGATGGGCCGGGCGGGGCGGTGATCGATCGGGACTTTGAAGTGCTGGTCTACACGTGGACCGCGCGGCTTAAAAGCTTTGATCATCAACTGGATGAGATCGAGGTTCAGTATTCCTGATTCTCGCTGAATC includes:
- a CDS encoding efflux transporter outer membrane subunit, whose product is MSRALMIAGLGMMLSACQMVGPDYHVPENSAVQRKDFQGELAVDGKPVVSAPVPADWWRLYKDPRLDQLVQQAMASNTDLRVAAANLQRARAQVDEAEAAGGWSGGVKMGAQRLQESGQAFLLPEKVPVANVGDIGISASYQFDLWGTLQRGIEGAKANADATQAAADTARITLVADVVRAYTQVCAANEEREIAQHSLDLQSQGTTLIQRLRDAGRGDETQVTRSQTQFKSLRADMPRYEAARQAGLFRLSMLLAKPVDQLPAGTATCAELPKIAQLVPVGDGAALLKRRPDIRQAERRLAAATAGIGVATGELYPDISIGATIGTVGIIDDLGDPSTNRWGFGPSLSWKVPTNGARARIREAEATTQGALAHFDGVVLNAIRETQTGLAQYSALLQRRDALADAEQSAKLAADQTHRFFQAGRESFLADLQATRTYTDVTAQLAAANTQVAMSQIDLFLALGGGWESGRTHAPSPSKP
- a CDS encoding NADH:ubiquinone oxidoreductase subunit N: MKNPYALGFWCALAALVLLSATYFYGIMLAHQIDKAMVFLDSAVALIAVMAIVVVAWASIQVQRVKKRQLEQGKTLVLIWDTKVALRRVETVFDRYFWGSYWQPGRTFAEVMGELTGTPLEKSLEALKKQCLELDKQIDGEGWHWLNNARELSDVATAMARERYQLDFCDPRADGPGGAVIDRDFEVLVYTWTARLKSFDHQLDEIEVQYS